A genomic stretch from Papio anubis isolate 15944 chromosome 18, Panubis1.0, whole genome shotgun sequence includes:
- the SLC7A6OS gene encoding probable RNA polymerase II nuclear localization protein SLC7A6OS produces MEAGRTAVLRVKRKRSAEPAEALVLACKRLRSDEVESAAQKTSEGLERAAENNVFHLVATVCSQEEPVQPLLRAVLRPSRDSQQRVRCNLRASAREIRQEGRYRVVSSRRSLGTTSSGQESEYTPGNPEAAGDSGFQLLDLVHEEGEPEAAAAGSCKTSDPDVILCNSVELIRERLTVSEDGPGVRHQEEQKHDDYVYDIYYLETATPGWIENILSVQPYSQEWELVNDDQEPEDIYDDEDDENSENNWRNEYPEEESSDGDEDSRGSADYNSLSEEERGSSRQRMWSKYPLDVQKEFGYDSPHDLDSD; encoded by the exons ATGGAGGCCGGCAGGACAGCTGTGCTGCGGGTGAAACGGAAGCGCAGTGCGGAGCCAGCCGAGGCTCTCGTGCTCGCTTGTAAACGCCTCCGGAGCGACGAGGTCGAGTCGGCGGCACAGAAGACGTCGGAGGGTTTGGAGAGAGCAGCGGAGAATAATGTCTTCCACTTGGTGGCCACTGTGTGCTCCCAG GAGGAACCAGTCCAGCCTCTCCTGCGGGCAGTTCTGCGCCCGTCACGGGACAGCCAGCAGCGTGTACGCTGCAATCTCCGCGCCTCGGCTCGGGAGATCCGGCAGGAGGGCCGCTACCGGGTGGTTTCCAGCCGCCGATCCTTGGGGACCACCTCGAGCGGCCAGGAGTCCGAGTACACGCCGGGGAACCCAGAAGCCGCCGGGGACTCGGGCTTTCAGTTGTTAGACCTTGTCCACGAGGAGGGAGAACCTGAAGCCGCCGCTGCAGGCTCCTGCAAA ACATCTGACCCAGATGTGATCCTCTGCAATTCTGTAGAGTTGATCCGTGAGCGATTGACTGTGTCTGAGGATGGACCTGGAGTCAGGCACCAGGAAGAACAAAAACACGATGACTATGTGTATGACATTTACTACTTGGAGACGGCCACTCCAGGCTGGATTGAGAATATCCTCTCTGTGCAGCCCTACAGCCAAGAGTGGGAGCTG GTGAATGATGATCAAGAACCAGAGGACATTTACGACGATGAAGATGATGAGAACAGTGAGAATAACTGGCGCAATGAGTACCCAGAGGAGGAGAGCAGTGATGGAGATGAGGATTCCAGAG GCTCTGCTGACTACAACAGCCTGAGTGAGGAGGAAAGAGGCAGCAGCAGACAACGGATGTGGAGCAAATACCCTCTGGATGTGCAGAAGGAGTTTGGCTATGACAGCCCCCACGACCTGGATTCAGACTGA